One stretch of Stigmatella aurantiaca DNA includes these proteins:
- a CDS encoding PQQ-dependent sugar dehydrogenase, whose protein sequence is MEVPVTVPEGLNTYPFNTPRTLTVPPGFSISVFARVPDARFIALAPNGDVLVSQPDQQGVVKLLRPRAGQTPEVFDWATGLRRPHDIVFHTREGTTWVYVSETNRVTRSVWTPGETARATASVLVDGLPDSSSGELQGKYGHELKNIAVDSEGRLYVSIASTCNVCLSDTQSTPQRATVYRHAPDGTGGQLFASGLRNAEGLAFEPGTDTLWVTVNARDNIPYPHDDGTGKYGQVLTEYVDNHPPESLTRAREGGRYGWPFCNPNPDTASGMKRMPYDRDYNLNRTGSVDCAQMDPVDQGIQAHSAPLGLAFLQGTAFPAPYNPGLVVAYHGSWNHTGGVGYKVAHFGWDAATRQPTEERALVKGWAGANKTVWGRPVDVAVLPDGGLLISDDKAGALYLLRKD, encoded by the coding sequence GTGGAGGTGCCCGTCACCGTTCCCGAGGGCTTGAACACCTATCCGTTCAACACGCCGCGCACCCTCACCGTGCCGCCGGGCTTCTCCATCTCCGTCTTCGCCCGGGTGCCCGATGCGCGCTTCATCGCGCTGGCCCCCAACGGCGACGTGCTCGTCTCCCAGCCCGACCAGCAGGGCGTGGTGAAGCTCCTGCGCCCCCGCGCCGGGCAGACGCCCGAGGTGTTCGACTGGGCCACCGGGCTGCGGCGGCCCCATGACATCGTCTTCCACACCCGCGAGGGCACCACCTGGGTGTACGTGTCCGAGACGAACCGGGTGACGCGCTCGGTCTGGACGCCCGGAGAAACGGCACGCGCGACGGCCTCGGTGCTCGTGGACGGGCTGCCGGACAGCAGCTCGGGTGAGCTGCAGGGCAAGTATGGGCACGAGCTGAAGAACATCGCCGTGGACTCGGAGGGGCGGCTCTACGTCTCCATCGCCTCCACGTGCAACGTGTGCCTCTCCGACACGCAGAGCACGCCCCAGCGCGCCACCGTGTACCGCCATGCGCCGGATGGGACGGGGGGCCAGCTCTTCGCCAGCGGTCTGCGCAACGCGGAGGGGCTGGCCTTCGAGCCCGGCACGGACACGCTCTGGGTGACGGTGAACGCGCGCGACAACATCCCCTATCCGCACGATGACGGCACCGGCAAGTACGGCCAGGTCCTCACCGAGTACGTGGACAACCACCCGCCGGAGTCCCTCACCCGGGCGCGCGAGGGGGGCCGCTACGGCTGGCCCTTCTGCAACCCCAACCCGGACACGGCCAGCGGCATGAAGCGGATGCCCTACGACCGGGACTACAACCTGAACCGCACCGGGAGCGTGGACTGCGCCCAGATGGACCCCGTGGACCAGGGCATCCAGGCGCACTCGGCGCCGCTGGGGCTGGCCTTCCTCCAGGGCACCGCCTTCCCCGCGCCCTACAACCCGGGCCTCGTGGTGGCCTACCACGGCTCGTGGAACCACACCGGCGGGGTGGGCTACAAGGTGGCTCACTTCGGGTGGGATGCCGCGACGCGCCAGCCCACCGAGGAGCGGGCGCTCGTCAAGGGCTGGGCAGGGGCCAACAAGACGGTCTGGGGCCGGCCGGTGGACGTGGCCGTCCTGCCGGATGGCGGTCTGCTGATCAGCGACGACAAGGCCGGGGCGCTCTACCTGCTGCGCAAGGACTGA
- a CDS encoding glycerophosphodiester phosphodiesterase has product MTHALQTRRLPLHPYSPFSFRRFLRLSLALPFVAGCALTLAGCDDDEQDPPPPPPIEQKALVVGHRGASALRPEHTLAAYRKAVEDGADIIEPDLVSTKDGVLVARHENEISGTTNVSQVAKFADRKVTKTIDGVPLTGWFTEDFTLAELKELRARERIPVIRPGNTQYDDQFEIPTLAEVIALAKQLSAEIGRTVPIYPETKHPTYFQSIGLALEAPLVATLKADSYTASQATVYIQSFETQNLKDLRQQLGTSQPNWKLVQLMEEETRRPYDFTVKGDTRTYADLMTEAGMKEIATYANGVGPNKRSIINVDAEGKFLPPSSLVRNAHAVNLTVHPYTFRPENAFMPAPLKVTGPDSTRNEEGLIAELHAYLDAGIDGFFTDDPAVGRRAVDTYNP; this is encoded by the coding sequence GTGACGCACGCGTTACAGACAAGGAGACTGCCCCTGCACCCGTACTCCCCCTTTTCGTTCCGCCGCTTCCTTCGCCTGTCCCTGGCCCTGCCGTTCGTGGCGGGCTGCGCCCTGACGCTTGCCGGCTGTGATGACGATGAGCAGGATCCTCCGCCCCCGCCCCCGATCGAGCAGAAGGCCCTCGTGGTGGGGCACCGGGGCGCCAGCGCGCTGAGGCCCGAGCACACCCTGGCGGCCTACCGAAAGGCCGTCGAGGACGGTGCGGACATCATCGAGCCGGACCTCGTGTCCACGAAGGATGGCGTGCTGGTGGCACGGCACGAGAATGAGATTTCCGGCACCACGAACGTGTCGCAGGTGGCCAAGTTCGCCGACCGCAAGGTGACGAAGACCATCGACGGGGTGCCGCTCACCGGCTGGTTCACCGAGGACTTCACGCTGGCGGAGCTCAAGGAGTTGCGCGCCCGCGAGCGCATCCCCGTCATACGGCCCGGCAACACCCAGTACGACGACCAGTTCGAGATTCCCACGCTCGCCGAGGTCATCGCGCTGGCCAAGCAGCTGTCGGCCGAAATCGGCCGTACGGTTCCCATCTACCCGGAGACGAAGCACCCCACGTACTTCCAGTCCATCGGGTTGGCGCTGGAGGCGCCGCTCGTCGCCACGCTCAAGGCGGACAGCTACACCGCGAGCCAAGCCACCGTGTACATCCAGTCCTTCGAGACCCAGAACCTGAAGGACCTCCGCCAGCAGCTGGGCACCTCGCAGCCCAACTGGAAGCTGGTGCAGTTGATGGAGGAGGAGACCCGCAGGCCGTACGACTTCACCGTGAAGGGCGATACGCGCACCTACGCGGACCTGATGACCGAGGCGGGCATGAAGGAGATCGCCACCTACGCCAACGGCGTCGGGCCCAACAAGCGCAGCATCATCAACGTGGATGCCGAGGGGAAGTTCCTGCCGCCGAGCAGCCTGGTGCGCAACGCCCACGCGGTGAACCTGACGGTGCACCCGTACACCTTCCGTCCGGAAAACGCCTTCATGCCCGCCCCGCTCAAGGTGACCGGGCCCGACAGCACGCGCAACGAGGAGGGGTTGATCGCCGAGCTCCACGCGTACCTCGATGCGGGCATCGACGGGTTCTTCACCGATGATCCCGCCGTGGGCCGCCGCGCGGTGGACACGTACAACCCCTGA